In the Chlorobium limicola DSM 245 genome, one interval contains:
- a CDS encoding helix-turn-helix domain-containing protein: MNPKHDIPLARLENSFFEIAEFRDLGPEIVREHHRHDFFEILWSTSSTGSVHYIDFEPHPVEAGLMYLMAPGQVHAYTGRAPSGCFIAFSVDFFSSIMEPEFSILFNPFINSGISIPEDAQPSLQQLVDLMFLESRGKNDFCILLAYLKTFLLHIARLHREKNFSFDKNGKRMSLLFEMIEKHFRKERHAEFYASALGITPKRLNEILHEKFDVTLTRILHSRLILEAKREIAYGRKSFKEVSFELGFSDQSYFSRFFKAQTGYMPADFRKHIVSLSSTGNGLLPTK; this comes from the coding sequence GTGAATCCCAAGCATGATATTCCGCTTGCCCGCCTTGAGAACAGCTTTTTTGAAATAGCCGAATTCAGGGATTTAGGACCCGAAATTGTTCGTGAGCATCACCGGCACGATTTTTTTGAAATTCTCTGGTCGACCTCCTCTACCGGGAGCGTCCATTATATCGATTTCGAGCCTCATCCCGTCGAGGCGGGACTGATGTACCTCATGGCTCCGGGCCAGGTACACGCCTATACCGGGCGAGCTCCCTCGGGTTGTTTTATCGCTTTTTCCGTTGATTTCTTCAGCAGCATCATGGAGCCCGAGTTTTCCATTCTGTTCAATCCGTTCATCAACTCTGGCATCAGCATTCCCGAAGATGCGCAGCCATCGCTCCAGCAGCTTGTAGATCTCATGTTTCTTGAGAGCCGGGGCAAAAACGATTTCTGTATTCTTCTGGCCTATCTCAAGACCTTTCTTCTGCATATTGCCCGCCTGCATCGCGAGAAGAATTTTTCATTCGACAAAAACGGCAAACGTATGAGCCTGCTTTTCGAGATGATCGAAAAACATTTCCGCAAGGAGCGCCATGCGGAGTTCTACGCTTCGGCCCTCGGTATTACGCCGAAGCGGCTTAACGAGATTCTGCACGAGAAGTTCGATGTGACGCTTACCCGTATTCTGCATTCTCGCCTCATTCTCGAAGCCAAACGTGAAATCGCTTACGGAAGAAAGAGCTTCAAGGAGGTCTCCTTCGAGCTCGGATTCAGCGATCAATCCTACTTCAGCAGGTTTTTCAAGGCGCAGACCGGATATATGCCGGCGGATTTCCGCAAGCATATCGTATCGCTTTCAAGT
- a CDS encoding methylated-DNA--[protein]-cysteine S-methyltransferase — MIISFQQTPIGRIGITEYEGAITNLCFEHYPVPDGARPGDTVLLRDAFRQLQAYFQGDLRVFDLPLDPRGTPFMNEVWRHVAAVPFGRTASYRDIAMAAGNLKAVRAVGMANRRNPLPVFIPCHRIIGSDGKLTGYRGGLPLKLRLLDHERCVFFRS; from the coding sequence ATGATCATCTCATTTCAACAGACACCAATAGGCCGTATCGGCATCACAGAATACGAGGGGGCGATTACCAACCTCTGCTTCGAGCATTACCCCGTGCCTGACGGAGCCAGGCCGGGCGATACGGTACTCCTTCGCGATGCTTTCCGGCAGTTGCAGGCATATTTTCAGGGAGATCTCAGGGTGTTCGATCTGCCGCTCGATCCCAGGGGCACACCCTTCATGAACGAGGTGTGGCGGCATGTCGCAGCAGTACCGTTTGGCCGTACGGCATCGTACCGCGATATTGCCATGGCTGCCGGTAACCTGAAAGCCGTTCGCGCCGTGGGTATGGCGAACCGCCGAAACCCTTTGCCGGTGTTCATTCCCTGTCACCGCATCATCGGCAGCGACGGAAAGCTTACCGGTTACCGGGGAGGCCTTCCGCTGAAGCTGCGGCTGCTCGATCATGAGAGATGCGTGTTCTTCCGGAGCTGA
- a CDS encoding DUF1847 domain-containing protein — protein sequence MDHEHEIKNCASHEASCSDCGLLNCYRQESRFPDFCPGESAEKEMIDGVIARYSGDEGDAHAARAAAEVEGLYYGKLTRVEEVLAFARRIGARKIGLATCVGLIDETRLFSKILRVNGFEPYAVLCKIGSVDKAVIGIEEELKLRPESFEALCNPLLQAKMLNDWKSELNVVIGLCVGHDALFCRHSDALVTTLIVKDRVLAHNPAAALYTSGSYYRRIMEKEQNL from the coding sequence ATGGACCATGAGCATGAAATAAAGAACTGCGCTTCGCATGAGGCGAGCTGTTCTGATTGCGGGCTGTTGAACTGCTATCGTCAGGAGAGCCGGTTTCCGGATTTCTGTCCGGGAGAGAGCGCCGAAAAGGAGATGATTGATGGTGTTATAGCTCGTTACTCCGGCGACGAAGGTGACGCCCATGCAGCCAGAGCGGCAGCAGAGGTTGAGGGGTTGTATTACGGCAAGCTTACCCGTGTTGAGGAGGTGCTTGCTTTTGCGCGTCGCATTGGCGCCAGGAAAATCGGACTGGCCACTTGCGTAGGACTGATCGATGAGACCCGTCTGTTTTCGAAGATTCTCAGAGTGAACGGGTTCGAGCCGTACGCGGTGCTCTGCAAGATCGGCTCGGTCGACAAGGCGGTGATAGGTATCGAAGAGGAGCTGAAGCTTCGTCCGGAGAGTTTCGAGGCGCTCTGCAATCCGCTGCTGCAGGCAAAAATGCTCAATGACTGGAAGTCGGAGCTGAATGTGGTGATCGGACTTTGCGTTGGGCACGACGCCCTGTTCTGCAGGCATTCCGATGCCTTGGTGACCACGCTCATCGTCAAGGACAGGGTGCTTGCGCACAATCCGGCAGCTGCGCTCTATACGAGCGGGTCCTATTACAGGCGGATTATGGAAAAGGAACAAAACCTCTGA
- a CDS encoding DUF2934 domain-containing protein encodes MPNITEREIRTLAYKLWQEQGCPVNNRPEEDWTESEWQLMTETALNETASGQMPGEHSDPALHTPYDPFKIGPRNDYQNKISFGGENGKLRWIDNFRVLGTLDTNILRDFKKCYPRLYGNFLVLFKTGSVTENRGEIEANCFYLNNDDTAIYANESLLDALNGAINPFAPVHRTGPDYPPYISGATNATDVEILIPYKIVNDSGETIWCKSLGYNLATGLWRYDDCQAIKAYTTSDRVVWAMFERK; translated from the coding sequence ATGCCGAACATCACCGAACGAGAGATCAGGACGCTCGCCTACAAACTCTGGCAGGAGCAGGGCTGTCCCGTCAATAATCGTCCGGAAGAGGACTGGACGGAGAGTGAATGGCAACTGATGACTGAAACGGCGCTGAACGAAACCGCATCGGGACAGATGCCGGGAGAACACTCCGATCCCGCTTTGCACACTCCTTATGATCCATTCAAAATCGGCCCGAGAAACGATTACCAGAACAAAATCTCTTTTGGCGGCGAAAATGGAAAACTGCGCTGGATAGATAATTTTAGAGTACTGGGTACACTCGACACCAACATCCTGCGCGATTTCAAAAAATGCTATCCCAGGTTGTACGGAAATTTTCTCGTTCTGTTCAAAACAGGATCCGTTACGGAAAACAGAGGCGAAATTGAAGCCAACTGCTTCTATCTGAACAACGACGATACCGCCATTTATGCAAACGAGTCCCTGCTCGATGCGTTGAACGGCGCCATCAATCCGTTCGCACCTGTGCATAGAACCGGCCCCGACTACCCTCCCTATATCTCCGGAGCGACCAATGCGACCGATGTCGAAATTCTGATACCATACAAAATCGTCAATGATTCGGGTGAAACCATTTGGTGCAAATCTCTGGGATACAACCTTGCGACCGGACTGTGGCGTTATGACGACTGTCAGGCTATAAAAGCCTATACGACATCCGACAGGGTTGTCTGGGCCATGTTCGAACGGAAGTAA
- a CDS encoding alkene reductase produces the protein MSILFTPAKLGPFTLQNHMVMAPMTRSRAPGNIPNLLMAEYYAQRATAGLIITEGTSSSPNGLGYPRIPGIFSQGHIEGWKTITDAVHEKGAKMFLQLMHCGRISHPQNMPSGARVVAPSAVAAAGTMYTDAAGLQPFPVPEAMSGEDILSTVAEYADAARNAVAAGFDGIELHGANGYLIEQFIRPNSNLRTDRYGGDIENRARFLLEVVDAAIGAIGRERVGIRLSPFGVFNDMPLYEGIEDYYSWLARQLDASGLAYIHLVDHSSMGAPVVPDSIKAAYRTGFRGTLMLSGGYDAERAESDLASGRCDLVAFGRPFLANPDLVERLKSGAALNQPDMDTFYTPGPEGYTDYPVLNSSL, from the coding sequence ATGTCGATACTCTTCACTCCAGCCAAACTTGGCCCGTTTACGCTTCAGAACCATATGGTAATGGCACCGATGACCCGCAGCCGGGCACCCGGCAATATTCCTAATTTGCTCATGGCCGAGTATTACGCCCAGCGAGCAACGGCCGGGCTCATCATCACCGAAGGCACATCTTCTTCGCCCAACGGTTTGGGTTATCCGCGCATACCGGGAATATTTTCTCAGGGTCATATCGAAGGGTGGAAAACGATTACCGACGCCGTGCATGAAAAAGGGGCAAAGATGTTCCTGCAGCTCATGCACTGCGGACGGATATCCCATCCGCAGAATATGCCTTCGGGAGCGCGCGTGGTGGCGCCTTCGGCTGTCGCCGCTGCCGGTACGATGTACACGGATGCTGCCGGTCTGCAGCCATTTCCCGTGCCGGAGGCCATGAGCGGAGAGGATATCCTCTCAACCGTCGCCGAGTATGCCGATGCCGCCCGCAATGCCGTAGCGGCAGGGTTCGACGGTATCGAGCTGCATGGCGCTAACGGCTATCTGATCGAGCAGTTCATCCGTCCGAATTCCAATTTGCGCACCGACCGTTATGGCGGCGACATTGAAAACCGTGCTCGATTCCTTCTCGAAGTGGTTGATGCTGCGATCGGGGCCATAGGCAGGGAGCGTGTCGGCATCCGGCTTTCGCCTTTCGGCGTCTTCAACGACATGCCGCTGTATGAGGGCATTGAGGATTATTACTCCTGGCTGGCCCGGCAGCTCGATGCTTCAGGTCTCGCATACATTCACCTTGTGGACCACTCTTCTATGGGCGCACCGGTTGTACCGGACAGTATCAAGGCTGCATACCGCACCGGGTTCAGGGGTACGCTGATGCTCTCCGGCGGTTACGATGCAGAGCGGGCCGAAAGCGATCTGGCTTCAGGCCGATGCGATCTTGTGGCGTTCGGGAGGCCTTTTCTTGCAAATCCCGATCTTGTCGAGCGGTTGAAAAGCGGAGCGGCGCTGAATCAGCCGGATATGGATACGTTCTATACGCCGGGCCCTGAGGGTTATACCGATTATCCTGTGCTCAATTCCTCCCTTTGA
- a CDS encoding COG4315 family predicted lipoprotein codes for MLFIFGATMMCIVQHSALAAEPNVKVMQKEGVGSYLADGSGKTLYWFKKDSKNTSNCTGACLEKWPAFVTGRMLTVAQPLKTTDFGSIDRPDGKKQNTFRGYPLYYYVMDQQASDTKGHKLNEVWFVIDPGKFPPVAQ; via the coding sequence ATGCTTTTTATTTTTGGCGCCACCATGATGTGTATCGTTCAGCATTCCGCTCTTGCCGCAGAACCGAACGTGAAGGTCATGCAGAAAGAGGGAGTAGGCAGTTATCTTGCCGACGGCAGCGGAAAAACACTTTACTGGTTTAAAAAAGACTCTAAAAACACCAGCAACTGCACCGGAGCATGTCTGGAAAAGTGGCCGGCCTTTGTCACCGGGAGGATGCTCACTGTAGCGCAACCCCTCAAAACAACCGATTTCGGCAGCATAGACCGACCTGACGGGAAGAAACAGAACACCTTCCGCGGATATCCGCTCTACTATTATGTCATGGACCAGCAGGCGAGCGATACGAAAGGCCATAAACTCAATGAGGTCTGGTTCGTTATCGACCCCGGGAAATTCCCTCCGGTTGCGCAATAG
- a CDS encoding UbiA family prenyltransferase: MPNYFFRNKLHLSILSSLGAASWSVYFDIPINGWAILCVFLLTFSIYQDNRLTDEREDATNDPEGLKNALKHETLITYVTFYLLSFVSLVIAFQFGQPAFLTTALVIVIGFLYNHRCFPAFISRRLNGARRLKDIFIVKNLTPPIDWATALVFLPLFFEGQTLSAKAWISWGYMYVCAFFVEVMWDMRDHRGDLLSGIRTIANTLSFSQTKHFLIITSLASGLLLFCLTFTNSLPASTYFLLANNVAVILIASMYNEHKEAFMRKISDMSILLATILFLSFGLLAYYSD; this comes from the coding sequence GTGCCGAACTATTTCTTCAGAAACAAACTTCATCTCTCGATTCTCTCTTCGCTTGGGGCTGCGAGCTGGTCGGTGTATTTCGATATCCCGATCAACGGATGGGCCATTCTCTGCGTTTTCCTGCTGACCTTTTCAATCTACCAGGACAACCGGCTTACCGATGAACGCGAAGACGCGACGAACGACCCCGAAGGCCTGAAAAACGCCCTGAAGCATGAAACGCTTATCACCTATGTTACCTTCTACCTGCTCTCATTCGTCTCGCTCGTTATCGCCTTTCAATTCGGGCAACCTGCGTTCCTGACGACTGCGCTCGTCATTGTCATCGGCTTTCTCTACAATCACAGATGCTTCCCGGCTTTTATCTCCAGGCGGTTGAACGGAGCCCGGAGGCTGAAAGACATCTTCATCGTTAAAAATCTCACCCCTCCCATCGATTGGGCGACCGCACTCGTATTTCTGCCCCTGTTTTTCGAAGGCCAAACATTGTCTGCGAAAGCCTGGATCAGCTGGGGATATATGTATGTCTGCGCGTTTTTTGTAGAGGTGATGTGGGATATGCGCGACCATCGGGGCGACCTTCTGAGCGGAATCAGAACAATTGCCAACACGCTCTCCTTTTCTCAAACGAAACACTTTCTCATCATCACAAGCCTGGCTTCCGGACTTCTCCTGTTTTGTCTTACCTTCACGAATAGTCTTCCGGCATCAACCTATTTCCTTTTGGCAAATAACGTTGCCGTAATACTGATCGCCAGCATGTACAATGAACACAAGGAAGCATTCATGCGCAAGATCAGCGACATGTCCATTCTGCTTGCCACCATTCTTTTTCTCTCCTTCGGCCTTCTCGCTTATTATTCGGACTGA
- a CDS encoding sterol desaturase family protein translates to MTETLLSIPDLRTLSYGTTIAGGILLWILEGLFPFFSGQKRRDLHARLNLSMAGLNLLILLPSGILMAFMLDWSRNVWPGIGMLVLHPVAETIAIILGIDLWMYVWHRLNHETAFLWRFHSVHHSDATLDVTTSWRFHYMEILFSELLRLPLFMLMGAGIEHLLLYSLLMTPVIEFHHSNISIPPALDRLARLVIPTPVMHRLHHSRERSEHDSNYGSMLSLWDRLFGSFLLKESLDGLRLGLDQESDPGKQRLSALLRRPFRT, encoded by the coding sequence ATGACGGAAACACTCCTTTCCATACCCGACCTTCGGACACTCTCGTACGGCACCACCATTGCCGGAGGAATACTGCTCTGGATCCTCGAAGGCCTCTTCCCTTTTTTCTCCGGGCAGAAGCGCCGCGACCTCCATGCAAGGCTCAACCTGTCGATGGCCGGGCTCAACCTGCTGATCCTGCTCCCTTCGGGCATACTCATGGCATTCATGCTCGACTGGTCGAGAAACGTCTGGCCGGGAATCGGAATGCTGGTACTTCACCCCGTTGCCGAAACAATCGCGATCATCCTCGGCATCGACCTGTGGATGTACGTCTGGCATCGTCTCAACCATGAAACGGCATTTCTCTGGAGATTTCACTCGGTACACCACAGCGACGCCACGCTCGACGTCACCACCAGCTGGAGATTCCATTACATGGAGATCCTGTTCTCGGAACTGCTTCGTCTTCCCCTCTTCATGCTGATGGGCGCAGGTATCGAACATCTGCTGCTCTACTCGCTCCTCATGACGCCGGTCATCGAATTCCACCACAGCAACATCTCCATCCCGCCAGCCCTTGACCGTCTGGCGCGGCTCGTTATCCCGACCCCTGTGATGCACCGCCTGCACCATTCAAGAGAGAGAAGCGAACACGACTCCAACTACGGCAGCATGCTCTCACTATGGGACCGTCTTTTCGGCAGCTTCCTGTTGAAAGAGAGTCTCGATGGCCTCCGTCTCGGCCTCGACCAGGAAAGCGACCCGGGCAAGCAAAGGCTCTCCGCCCTGCTCCGGAGACCTTTCCGTACATAG
- a CDS encoding rhodanese-like domain-containing protein, whose translation MFGSDRLLDGAIMMIERTHRTENLATDELAAMLAGPAPPLLFDIRKAEEYGKSHIETAIRIEPDTGPDDFAARYAAIMAGRDTVFYCSVGQRSSELLERVESACGKAGAKSCRNLRGGIFRWYNEGRPVVDASGPTDDIHGFDPIWAMMVARRR comes from the coding sequence ATGTTCGGTTCTGACCGGCTGCTCGATGGCGCAATCATGATGATCGAGCGTACGCATCGTACGGAGAACCTGGCGACAGACGAACTTGCTGCGATGCTTGCCGGGCCGGCCCCCCCCCTGTTGTTCGATATTCGCAAAGCCGAAGAGTACGGGAAAAGTCATATCGAGACGGCCATACGCATTGAGCCGGATACCGGCCCGGATGACTTCGCGGCTCGCTACGCCGCCATCATGGCGGGGCGTGACACTGTTTTTTACTGTTCGGTCGGCCAGCGCAGTTCGGAACTGCTCGAACGGGTGGAGAGTGCCTGCGGAAAAGCGGGCGCGAAGAGCTGCCGCAACCTCCGTGGCGGTATTTTTCGCTGGTATAACGAGGGTCGGCCGGTTGTCGATGCGTCGGGTCCGACGGACGATATCCACGGGTTCGATCCGATCTGGGCCATGATGGTTGCACGGCGACGGTAG